The Rosa rugosa chromosome 1, drRosRugo1.1, whole genome shotgun sequence genomic sequence CAGCAGATGAGTGCCACCTTGGTTGGGTGTTCGTGACACACACATAGAGGAATGTGTATATatactgtttttattttttttattaaagacGTTAAATGTTATTTATATAGAAGGATTTGATGGTGTGTGCTGAGGGGTTATTTAGGCCTTTTAGGGAGGTCTCTTGGAGGATGATGACACTAGTATTTGTCccagattttaattttttttcaacacGAGCATCATGGTTATTAAATAAAGCATCAATAGAAAAACATAATTTATTATCATGTGATCAATATTCCTTAATCCTTCAAAATGTAGCAATGACTGCTCTGAAGATAATGAATGGTTATTGAATAACGTATTCAAGAAATTTGACTGCAAATATATTGTCAGGAAGTACTTTTGTTCTTCTGATGTGAAATTTAAACCACCTATTGTTCTTTAACAAAGTTTAATGCTGTTCCTTTCATTACTgtgaaatttttatattttcagGTCCTTGAATttgcaaaaaagaagaagaaagtagcaACTGCAATTTGTGATAAGGAAAAGATTGCTGATTCACTTTTGAGCATTGGAGAATCCTACTTGAAGCTAAGAAAGTTCCAGAAAGCCCTTAAATGGTGCATGAAGAGTTTGAAAATTTACAAATCACTTGGAAACTTGGAGGTAAGTTGCTGTTTGCCCTATGAAATTATATAATATGATTTTTATTCTTATTGTCCTTTATAGTTGACAAGACATAGTGTAGACTTAGAAAATGCTTGTATAATTGCCAGTAGACTTTGACAAGCTCTCCGTAGGCTATTTTGGTAAACTGGAGATAGTGTTTGCCCTCCTGTTGGGCAATACCTTGTTGTCATGAATGTATGTGGATCATGTTGGTTGATGTATGTAGTCTCTGGTCTGGAGGATGCTTACTTAGAACTTGCAATCTCAGGGACAGGCGTTGGCACAAATTAACATAGGTCATGTTTTGGACAGTGAAGGTTATTATGAAGAAGCACTCAATGCATTTACAGATAGCTACAGGTATGGTTTCTCTAGTGGACATTTTTAATTGGAATTCGAAGAATTGTATAGAATTTTCCAATTTGGAGCAAGTGTTTTTTAATTCACCCTGGATTCTCTAATGAGGTGCTGCATTCATGCTCAGCCAAATTATCCTCCTAGATGCATGTATTTGATATTGTAAACACAGACCTCCAAATATCATAAACATAATGAACATGCAATCTACATAGCTCCAGTTTGCCATTTTATGTGTCTGGACCCTGTCTCATAGTATTTGACTTAATGACTGTTTGTAAAATACTACAATATAGtgaatacacacacatatacatacatacatacatgtaTATGTATGCTCACATTAAAGTAGGTTCAGGCCTTTGTGGTATGATGTGGACTGTGTATGTACAACATGTTGAAAAAGATGTTTACAGTAAAAAAAAGgttatcattttcttttttctaataGCTCATGAACACAGTAGATAGGTGTTTAGATAGAATACCAATACatcaattattttttcttttcttttttttggctcTAGAAGGCATCCTTGATTTAGTTAACACACAATAGTTAAGCTAGCATTTAAACAAACCCTACTACCAACACCATCCTCAAGCTGGAGAATAGATGTCATCAACTACTACTCTACTCTAAGCTTGTAGCAAGCAGAGTCAAAAGGATGCTATTGAATATGCCAGCTAGCAGAAGAGGAAGAATGAATCCTACATAGGTTCCATTGAAGGTAGTTAGAGCTTTAAATTTTTGTACCAGTCATAGAACCGAACAAGAGTGAATCCTTGTTGTCTGTCTTGTCACCATAGGGACCGAAGTAAATCAAACCGAGTACCAAGATGAGACAATTCATCTGAAACCATAATATAAAAGGAAagttaagatttttttttctcattaaGACGAGTAACATATATGAGAAGCTGAAACAAGAGAATAATCAGTTTAGGAGAAGTAAGGAGGTGGACTATGAAAAGTGTGTAATAACTGTGCTAGGAGATACATGCCAAGAACCAAGATGGGAAACATAAGAAACCTGGCAACATGTTGTGTTTTAAGAATAACCCTTCTCTTTCCTTTatgttcccccccccccccccccaacaaaaataaaaaagttacgTTGAACTTCTGCTGTGATGTATTGCAGGCTTGCTGTTGAGGGTAAACTTTCTTATGTACAGCGTACTGCACTAGAAAATATGCACTATAGCAACTTGAACAGATTTGATGATGTTGAAGAGACCAGGTAATTTTATTCATGCAATCCTCTTAACAGCTGAAGTGAAATTCTGGATGTTATGCTATGTGATTTTATGTTCTATCTCATTTTCATAGAGTTTGTGCTTATGATGAGTTCTTAGAGAAAGATACCTCTGTGCAGGAGATTGCAACTTGAAATTGACAAATTGGAGCAAAACAATGAAGGGCTTGAAACAGAAATTACGGCAGAGGATCGCTGCTCTGAATCTAGTACAGAAGGGAGTGGTGATTTTTCAGATAATATGCCTAATGCATGCTGTTCAGAAGAGATAAGAAACTCCCAATCTAGCAAATCACAATCTTTAAACCAAAAGGAAAAGTTGAATGATGATGTACCTTTGATTTCTCTCATCCGGTCTACCAAAGTGTCGTCTAAGATGAAATCAGCTCATTTCGAAAACAATGAGCATGAAGTGGTGGGCCGTAAACGCATTCGTTTAGTCCTGTCTGATGATGAAGACGAAATGTTTGATGAGGCAGAAAGCCCAAAAGTCAGGCATAATAAAATCCCATTAAATGTCGCTACATCTAGTGAAGGTAATTTTAATGATTGACTGATTTAACCCTCAATCATAATCACAGTGGACTCATTTTGATATTGCCCTTGTTGCAGTTAAGAATAGAAGTAATACAGCCAGTCCTACTACTAAATTTCAGGTAGGTGGTCTTGAATCATGAGTGGAGAATATTGTGACCTTTCTACTGTGGTTGATGTGCTTAACCTTTTGCAGGATGTCTCAGCCTTTACCTCAAATTGTGCCACAAGATCTGATCCTCCTGTTAATACTGAAGAAAGCTCTAGTTCATGCAAATCCAGGACTCTTAATATGGCCACTCCAGAAGGCAAATCTTTTAGAGCTTCAAGTTCTGGTGAAGGTTTTAATGCTAGTGGCTCTAAATGTGATGTCAGTGTCTCCGGAAATATATTGCATAAAAATGACGCTGCACAATTTATGTTGCTTACTTCAGATGATAAACATAATGTGAGTGTTGCTCTATTTACTTGCAAGCAGATGCTTCTGTCTCGTGGCATATGATTCTGCTACCTTGTTATTTGAGTAACATATTGTGTCTTTTTCTACTAATCGCAGCAATGTATAACTTTTGAAATCGATGAAGACATAATACAGGACTCATTCATGGCTTCTGATAATTTAAGCATTGAGTCAGTGAAGGTTCAACTGGCATGCTTATACTACTTGCAACTTCCTATGGAGAGAAAACTCGAGGGTAGGCATTTTTTGACTTCAGCATGTTTCTAGTGGCTAGTAGCTATAGCATGAAAATTTATGACATATAAGATGAATCACTGCTGCAGAAAAAACTCTGTTCATGTATTCTTTGGTTTATTTTACGTTTTGAGAAATTGTTTAATTAATTTGAATTACTTGGTTCTAGACAGTAGTTGTAGTTGGTCTTTCATTTATtttaagaaaaagaaggaaaaaatttTGAATGAGTCTTTTGACGTGATTATCCTCCAAGGTGAAAGCTAGGTGGATTTGCGCATGACATGATCATTCTTTTTTTTGCAGTATGGTTATAGATAATGTGTTACATATGGTTAGACTCTAGTACCCTTGCAGAAATTCATACAAAATGTTATGATTAAAACAAGAGTAGGCTACTTTGTCTCGGTGGTGCACACCAATTCTTGCCAAGCACACAGATTGTTAAGCTTGCCTATGTATTACATATCCTATATGGTTTTTGGACATTGCGTGTGAATATATTAGAGGCACCAGAATTGACTCTTTGCCAACAAGTATAATGCTTTTCCCATTTTTTTTGATTGAAGAAGAAACGGGCAGAACTTCTCTGAGTTGCATCTTTAAGCATTTTGATGTCACTAATACTTGGATTTTTCACTTCCAGGGCTACTTCCAATAATTCAGAATGTAAAATGTGGTGAAAAAGTTATTGAATCCCTCGAAACAATCAAAACATTTCGGGGGCATATGGGAAAAATTGTGGTTGAAGCTGTCATTGATGGTATGTCTTACAACAGTTCGGAGtcattcatttttatttttttattatatctATATTTTCTGATAAAGACAATCAGATATTTCGAGTACATGATCTAACAAGTTCTTAAGCTATGTTTCTGTGTTTACTGTGCaaatagaaactttttcaaTTATTATTCTAGTAAAAGCACAACAGCTGGTGAATCACTATCCACTTGCTAGTTGCTACAAtagtttaatttttatttatttattttaatttaactTGATACTTCTGCTGTTAGTATGGttatttatgatttattattgtttttagTAGTACATTACTATTTCTTCTACTGTTGtcttctttatttttggttGAATCTAACTTTACATGTTACCGTCACAGGATGGGTCCAAAAGCGCTTGATAAAACTATACACCGATTACTGCTACAAGGTATCTGAGACACCCAACATGAAGTTGCTAAAGAAACTATATGATCTGGAGGTAAGACTAGAGGAATGACTACTGAGGCAAAAATTTACATCCTTGTTCTGTATTCCACAACCTATTTCCGGATAATTATTGATATTCTTGTAGGCTTGAATGTATTTCCTTATTTTAGTGTTTGTTTTCTCTGTATACCAGGTTTCAGACGATGAAGTTACTGTCTCTGAATGTGAATTGCAAGATTTATCAATAACTCCACTGTTGAATGCCCTCCATGCCCATAAAACATTTGCAATGCTAGACCTTTCCCACAATTTGTTAGGTAATAGCATTTGATATCCAGCCTATCATTATTTAGATTCACAGGTGTTGCTTTTGGACTAAAAAAAGAATTATCCGTTCCTTAACATGTTCCAATTCGACTCAAGCTATTCTCTTTAGTTCTCCTTGCATTATTAATTAATCAGTCTTGGAATTTTTGGTTAGTATTAACTGCTTTTTGGCTTGGTATCCCCCAGGAAATGGTACTATGGAGAAACTCCAGCAAGTACTCACATCATCAGGCCAAAAATATGGTGGCTTAACATTGGATCTGCATTGCAACAGCTTTGGTCCAACTGCTTTGTTCCAGGTATGTATCAGCTTTGCACCAATTTCATGTTAAAGCATAAATTTGTACTTTTGGACCATTCAGCCTAcatgtttttcctatgtatTAATTTAGTTACTTTTAGTTTTTGATATTTAGGACCCTACTCTTACACCCCTCCCATTTTTACTTGTTGCTAGATGGCTTTATTATGTCATAGGAGATAATTGGACTGACCTTAACTTTCTTTTTAAACGTGTTATGGGGTGGCTGTGACCAAGACTGGCATTAATGAACCACAGGGTACAGTTGGCATGAGTGGTAGCTTAAGTTCTTGAGAATAATAGTAagagtaatgctaggtgaaccacctTTTTAGAAGGGATAGAAGGAATGCTAACCCCTATAATTCTACGGCCATGCCCATTTTTGTTGATTTAATGTAGGaattgagaaagaaaagaaaagaaaatcatgaTTACAAGGTGTAtgtgattttgaattttatatatattgatgAATCAGGAGTTGCATATCAAATAATTTCACTATTAGCACAAAGATAGTGGGGCCTTTCTTTCCTGTCTTTAAAGTAAGCTTACTATAACGATTTTCTTCGGCCAATCTTCAGATTTGTGAGTGCCCTCTGCTATTTACTCGATTGGAAGTGCTTAATATCTCAGGAAATCGTCTCACTGATGCTTGCGCATCTTACCTTTCAACTATCTTGGAGAATTGCAAGGGTAAACTGCTTTCCTTGCATCTCAACTAATTCAAACTCTGAATTCTGTTCCTTATCAATGGTCGTTTTTAGAAgcataagattttttttttttttttaattatttggaCTAATATCGCTCAATGTGAGGCTTATTTGTTTCCATGGTGCTCCTGCTTTGTGTGCTCTTTGCTTTTTAGCCCTTTGCAGTTTGAGTATAGAGCGATGCTCCATCACATCTAGAACTATTCAAAAGGTTGCTGATGCGTTGAATGCTGAATCTGTCCTTGAGCAACTTTGTATAGGTACTTTTGACTTGTCATATGCATaatagatgtttttttttttttttttttttttcaattgggGCAATCAGCCCAGAAAGAAAACAACAGAAAAGAGACTAGCCAGCATTGCTGGCATTAAAACTTCTAGCTCTAGGAACTCCAACAATATCATCCAAAAGAGCTTCAGTAACTAAAGCTGGAGGATCATGAAGAGTGCAAACCCCTTTAGCATGAAGAGTGCTATTCTTAGCTAAGAGATCAGCAACCGAATTACGTTCCCGATGGATATGCTTGATCTGAATTGAGTCAAATTCGTTCATAAGATTCCTGCAGTTCATGACCAGGGTCCCCAAAGGATGTAAATCAACATACGCATAATAGATGTTATTGTTTGGACTCTATTTTTCACTTAATATGCTGTCTtaattccttcttcttctttttctacaGGATATAACAAGCCTATTTCTGGAAGTGCCATTACTAGTTTACTCGTCAAGCTTGGCACTCTGAAAAGGTTTAGAGGAATAAAAAccctttttttcttcattctgTTTATATAAGTTACAGAGTTTACCCTCCACTGATTTAAGTACATATAAAAAAGAGCTGATTGAGTGTATAATTGCATTGGCTTATTGCAGATTTTCAAAATTAAATATGAACGGCTTGAAGCTGAGCAAGCCTGTGGTTGATAGTCTTTGCCAGCTTGCTAAACGCTTGTCCTTGTCAGTACTAATGCTTGGGGAAACTGGTATCGGACTTGTGAGTGAGCTCTGTCATGATTACTACTACTTCTGTTGTTGGATTTTGAAAGCCACTCCTGCTGCTATGGTTTAAGTTTTACATGTTATTCTTTTGCAGGACGGAGCATTGTTAGTAACTGAGTCATTGTTCCATGAAATTGAAGAGTTTGTAAAACTTGACTTATCATATTGCGGAGTGACATATAATTATGCTGTCAAACTAAGCACTAATTCTTCTATGGTTTGTGGCATTCTTGAGCTGAGCCTTTCAGGAAATCCTATTATGCAAGAGGTTTGTTCCTTTCATTCGGTACCTTGCTAATTGTTAGACTGTTGGTTATTATGCTTGTGGTAATTGCTGGACGCATTGCAACTTGCAAGCAACTAACTGAGGAAACAAATAGTTGGTGTCTTTACTTTGGTTTGTGGTCATTTAGATCATGCTCATGTTAGATCTATCACAAGTTCACAACTTAACATACACCTTTAACTATGAACAAAATTTTACGATGATGGAACATTTTGTTGGTGTATTAGCTTATAATAGGATAGTCCATACTGTCTAAATTGTATCCAGGCTTTTCGCTTTTTTATACTAGCCTGACTGAACTCTGACCACAGGGTAGCAATGCATTATCATCAATGCTTTTGAATTCTCAATGTTGTCTGAAAGTTTTGGTCCTTCAAAAGTGCCAGCTTGGGATCTCTGGCATTCTGCAAATTATCCAGGCATTATCAGGTTCATACATTATGCTTCCTTTATATCTCAATATTATTCCTTAGCAATGAACTAATAAATTGGTGGTTTGATTTTTTGTGCAGGTAATGCTTTTCTTGAAGAGCTCAATCTTGCTGAAAATGCGGATATTGGTAAAGAGTACTCTGCACCATATGACGTGGCAGAAAAAGGGAGTGTTGGACTCTCGCAGCCAAACCTCAATATGCTTGAATCTTCTCCATTGGTATCTGTGCTCAAAGATGTTAGCCAGCTTGAAGTTGCTGATAGTGAAGATGATGAAGTTGGGGTTGAAGCTGCTGCATCTGCACGCAACGAGAGCTGTTCAAGCTCATTTCAAAGAAATTCCTCATCCACTGAGTGCCAGTTTCTTGAAGAGTTTTCAACTGCCATTGATATGGCAAAGAATCTGCGGTTCCTGGACCTCAGCAAAAATGGTTTCTCCACACAATGTGCAGAGATACTGTATTCGTCATGGTCAAGATCAAGATCTGTTTCAGCTCGGAGGCATATCAAGGACAAGACCATCCACTTCTTTGTGGAAGGAATGATGTGTTGTGTGAAACCCTGCTGCAGGAAGGACTAATATCTACACCGTAATTCCAAATTTATCACATTAAAACTGGCAAAATGTATAGGCACATCACTGTAAGTTAAGTAGAATATATATTTCACCAAGTAGAATAGATTGTCAAACATTCAGAccccagaaaagaagaaatcaagAAATGTAATACATCAACCAAAGGAGCAGGATGGCTTGCTCTTTTACTGCATAATGTGCCTACCTAGTGCACTTATATTCTTGGCAGTTCAAGAATTGTTTCTCATGTTTTACATATGCATCTTTTTAACTCTTGAGTGTGAAATATGACACAACCATCTCTAGTTCTACTAATAGAATTCAGACATTTAGTTGGTAAGTTGTGATTTATTGATAAGTTATACTTctaacattgtaaaggtcattgATTTGATTCTCATTGACATATGTAAAAGTGAGGTGGGTTaagggttaaaaaaaaaaaaaaatctagacaTATAAACCAAACCCAAAAATTTTTCATGGGTTTCATTGAGCTTACTTAATGGTTAATTTAGGGATAATACCGGAACATTATTCACAGTGAAACATGATTACTAGAATGTTTTGCGGCTTCTTTTGAATAAGAAATTTGAATATGTGTTCCTAATGTAATGAACGCTCTAAAGTCTCAACATCAAAGCTAAAACCCATAATGTTCtttaaaggattaaattatgtttagtccctgtactatgacccttttttcgtttcagtccctgacattctcaattaatctgaaaagtccctaacgtcaaaatttccgtctgattggtccctcccgcgtcaaattaggagttggccttaggtgaaatgtccaatatacccctctgttatttctttttctcctttttttttcttttttctttttaatttctttttctccttttttttttttcttttttctttttaattttttttttcctttttttcttttttctttttaatatcttttttgctttttcttctttttttcttgttcctttttattttttttcctttttaatatcttttttgctttttcttcttttttttcttgttcctttttaatttctttttttccttttttttttcttttcattttgcctactttctcatTCCTCAACCGACCAATCCCATTCTGATCAAACTCCACATATGTAAAGGTCATTGGTTTGATTCTCATTGACATATGTAAAGGTGTGGTGGGTTaagggttaaaaaaaaaaaatctggacaTTTAAACCAAACCCAAAAATTTTTCATGGGTTTCATTGAGCTTACTTAATGGTTAATTTAGGGATAATACCGGAACATTATTCACAGTGAAACATGATTACTAGAATGTTTTGCGGCTTCTTTTGAATAAGAAATTTGAAT encodes the following:
- the LOC133724531 gene encoding protein TONSOKU, whose protein sequence is MAREEAKLSEAKASYRSAKAIGNHEEEARWANVIGNLLKDRGEYLQALKWFDIDYHLCTKYLSPKHSLATCQSLGEVYLRLERFEDALVYQKKHLMLAEEANDLVEQQRANTQLGRTYHEMYLKSLDEHQSVQNAKKYFKSAMKLAQAIKENPPSNKSFFIKEYIDAHNNVGLLELDRDNLEEAEKILTKALVICDQEEVNEYDDGRTRLHHNLGKIYTELRMWENAREHIEKDILICKQIGHCEGEAKGYINLGELHNRVQKYQEAILCYQKALDLANSMEDEDALVRQIEDNIKTVKELGKVMDDMKREEQNLKKLTRDMAIARGTTHKRNCQLKQIASLDVLINKSETISAWPKVLEFAKKKKKVATAICDKEKIADSLLSIGESYLKLRKFQKALKWCMKSLKIYKSLGNLEGQALAQINIGHVLDSEGYYEEALNAFTDSYRLAVEGKLSYVQRTALENMHYSNLNRFDDVEETRRLQLEIDKLEQNNEGLETEITAEDRCSESSTEGSGDFSDNMPNACCSEEIRNSQSSKSQSLNQKEKLNDDVPLISLIRSTKVSSKMKSAHFENNEHEVVGRKRIRLVLSDDEDEMFDEAESPKVRHNKIPLNVATSSEVKNRSNTASPTTKFQDVSAFTSNCATRSDPPVNTEESSSSCKSRTLNMATPEGKSFRASSSGEGFNASGSKCDVSVSGNILHKNDAAQFMLLTSDDKHNQCITFEIDEDIIQDSFMASDNLSIESVKVQLACLYYLQLPMERKLEGLLPIIQNVKCGEKVIESLETIKTFRGHMGKIVVEAVIDGWVQKRLIKLYTDYCYKVSETPNMKLLKKLYDLEVSDDEVTVSECELQDLSITPLLNALHAHKTFAMLDLSHNLLGNGTMEKLQQVLTSSGQKYGGLTLDLHCNSFGPTALFQICECPLLFTRLEVLNISGNRLTDACASYLSTILENCKALCSLSIERCSITSRTIQKVADALNAESVLEQLCIGYNKPISGSAITSLLVKLGTLKRFSKLNMNGLKLSKPVVDSLCQLAKRLSLSVLMLGETGIGLDGALLVTESLFHEIEEFVKLDLSYCGVTYNYAVKLSTNSSMVCGILELSLSGNPIMQEGSNALSSMLLNSQCCLKVLVLQKCQLGISGILQIIQALSGNAFLEELNLAENADIGKEYSAPYDVAEKGSVGLSQPNLNMLESSPLVSVLKDVSQLEVADSEDDEVGVEAAASARNESCSSSFQRNSSSTECQFLEEFSTAIDMAKNLRFLDLSKNGFSTQCAEILYSSWSRSRSVSARRHIKDKTIHFFVEGMMCCVKPCCRKD